A window of the Bombina bombina isolate aBomBom1 chromosome 3, aBomBom1.pri, whole genome shotgun sequence genome harbors these coding sequences:
- the ZBED1 gene encoding LOW QUALITY PROTEIN: E3 SUMO-protein ligase ZBED1 (The sequence of the model RefSeq protein was modified relative to this genomic sequence to represent the inferred CDS: deleted 7 bases in 7 codons) translates to MEIKSAEGLQAGPAGSQLDLKLVAHPRAKSKVWKYFGFDTNAEGCILQWKKIYCRICMAQIAYSGNTSNLSYHLEKNHPDEFCEFVKSNTEQMREAFATAFSKLKSESSQHIVQDNLIMKTSHSFENKKQIELTSAVISLICEGMFPASILDEPTFKSLLKTADPRYEFPSRKYICTKVLPEKYNAIREIILKELIDILWCGISTDMWRSESQNRSHVTLFVHFLSISNSNYLFLNSRCLKTFEVSEENKGETITRILYEVFIEWGISAKVFGATTDYSKDITKACSLLDIPVDMPCLGHTLNIGIQQAFQLPKLCGLLSRCRKLVEYFQQSSVAMYMLCEKQKQQSLLPCMLISDRVSWWGSTLAMLHRLKEQQFAIAGVLVEDSNNHHLMLEANEWNTIEGLVDLLQPFKQVAEMLSASKYPTISMVKPLIHMLLNTSLNIKETDLKEISMAKEVIAKSLSTTYQQTPEIDMFLNVATFLDPRYKKLPFLSAFERAQVENRVIEEAKSHIDKGKENFQTDDKVFAMSEEPPMKKIMVSSTPPPTSSINNMLAAIFCQSGAPEDQEEWNAQVVEELSNFKSQKVLGLNEDPLKWWSDRLALFPLLPKVLQKYWCISATRVFPERLFSSSANVINAKRNRLAPAHVDEQIFLYENMRNCSEAEPEDDDEGEWGLQQEHFLI, encoded by the exons ATGGAGATTAAAAGTGCTGAAGGTTTGCAAGCCGGACCAGCAGGTTCACAGTTAGACCTTAAACTAGTTGCTCATCCGAGAGCAAAGAGTAAAGTATGGAAATACTTTGGGTTTGACACCAATGCTGAAGGATGTATATTACAGTGGAAAAAGATTTATTGCCGTATATGTATGGCTCAAATAGCCTATTCTGGGAATACCTCCAACCTTTCATATCACCTCGAGAAGAACCATCCGGATGAGTTTTGTGAATTTGTAAAGAGCAACACTGAACAAATGAGAGAAGCGTTTGCAACAGCTTTCTCTAAATTAAAGTCAGAATCTTCCCAGCACATTGTTCAGGATAATTTAATAATGAAAACTAGCCATAGctttgaaaacaaaaaacaaatagaacTAACATCTGCTGTAATTAGCCTTATTTGTGAGGGCATGTTCCCTGCTTCTATTCTAGATGAACCAacatttaagtcacttttaaaaacAGCAGATCCAAGGTATGAATTTCCCAGCAGAAAGTACATATGTACCAAGGTATTGCCTGAGAAGTATAATGCTATTAGAGAGATTATTTTGAAGGAGTTGATTGACATCCTATGGTGTGGAATATCCACAGATATGTGGAGGAGTGAAAGTCAGAACAGATCACATGTGACGCTCTTTGTACAT TTTTTGAGCATTAGTAACTCTAACTATTTGTTTTTAAACTCAAGATGTTTAAAAACCTTTGAAGTGTCAGAAGAAAATAAAGGTGAGACCATAACTCGTATCCTATATGAAGTCTTTATTGAATGGGGAATCAGTGCAAAAGTTTTTGGTGCTACAACAGATTACAGTAAAGACATTACAAAGGCATGTTCCCTTTTAGATATCCCAGTAGATATGCCATGTTTAGGGCACACTTTAAACATAGGAATACAACAAGCTTTTCAGCTTCCAAAACTTTGTGGACTTCTCTCCAGATGTAGGAAACTCGTTGAGTATTTTCAGCAATCCTCTGTTGCAATGTACATGTTATGTGAAAAACAGAAACAGCAGAGCCTTTTACCATGTATGCTAATAAGCGACCGTGTTTCTTGGTGGGGAAGCACACTTGCAATGCTACATCGTCTTAAGGAACAGCAGTTTGCGATTGCAGGTGTTTTGGTGGAAGACAGTAATAATCATCATCTCATGTTAGAAGCCAATGAATGGAATACAATTGAAGGTCTAGTGGATCTGCTGCAGCCGTTCAAACAGGTGGCTGAAATGTTGTCTGCATCGAAATATCCCACAATAAGTATGGTT AAACCACTAATTCACATGCTGCTTAATACATCACTAAATATTAAGGAGACTGATCTAAAAGAAATAAGCATGGCCAAGGAAGTCATTGCTAAATCACTATCCACCACCTACCAACAGACACCAGAAATAGATATGTTTCTGAATGTGGCAACGTTTTTAGATCCAAGGTACAAAAAGCTTCCATTTCTTTCTGCATTTGAACGTGCACAAGTTGAAAATAGGGTTATAGAAGAGGCG AAAAGCCATATAGACAAAGGGAAAGAGAACTTTCAAACTGATGACAAAGTTTTTGCCATGTCAGAAGAACCACCCATGAAAAAAATAATGGTTTCATCT ACTCCTCCTCCAACAAGTAGCATAAATAATATGTTGGCTGCAATTTTTTGCCAATCAGGAGCACCTGAAGACCAAGAAGAATGG AATGCCCAGGTTGTTGAGGAGTTGAGCAACTTTAAATCACAAAAGGTTCTTGGTTTAAATGAAGATCCTCTCAAGTGGTGGTCTGATCGCTTGGCATTATTTCCTCTTTTACCAAAAGTTCTTCAAAAGTACTGGTGCATTTCTGCAACAAGG GTCTTTCCAGAACGTCTTTTTAGTTCCTCAGCAAATGTT ATAAATGCAAAAAGAAACAGATTAGCACCAGCTCATGTGGATGAGCAGATATTTTTGTATGAGAACATGCGCAATTGCTCTGAAGCAGAGCCTGAAGATGATGATGAGGGAGAATGGGGCTTGCAGCAAGAACACTTTTTAATTTAA